The DNA sequence CATCTTTCCAGAAAGTTAATGCTTCCGCAGCTGTCACAAAGGCCATATTATTGCCTCGGAAAGTTCCGTTATGTTCTCCAGGGATCCAATCATCAAGTTCCGGTTTTATTAGTGTAATGGCCAGTGGAAGCCCATATCCTCCAATTGATTTAGACAAACAGATCACATCAGGCTCTATGCCTGCCGGTTCAAAAGAAAAAAAAGTGCCTGTTCTTCCAACGCCGGCCTGCACATCATCAACAATCATAACTATTTCCCATTTTTTACAAATTATTTCAAGTTCTTTCAGCCACGTCATACTTGCAGCGTTTATTCCTCCTTCCCCCTGCACGGTTTCCAATATCACGGCTGCGGGGACGGCTACTCCACTGCCGTTGTCTTCAAGGAAACGTTCAAAATAATGGAGTGTGTCTTCTTCATCTTCAACAAAGTTGTCATAAGGCATTGTCACCGAATGTCCTAGAGGGATGCCGGCCCCTTTTCGTTTCATAGAATTCCCTGTGACTGCAAGTGAGCCGACAGTCATGCCGTGAAAACCATTCGTGAAACTGACAACATCTGTGCGGCCAGTCATTTTCCTCGCGATTTTTAAAGCGCTTTCTACAGTATTTGTTCCCGTCGGACCAGGGAACATAATTTTGTAATCCATATTTCTAGGTTTTAATATGATTTCATTCAAATTATGAAGGAAGTCAACTTTAGCATCGGTTGCCATATCCAGTGAATGGGTGATCCCGTCCTTTAATATATAATCAACGAGCTTTTGTTTCATAGAAGGTTCATTGTGGCCGTAGTTTAAAGCGCCTGCTCCGGAAAAAAAATCTATATACTCATTTCCGTCTTCATCCCACATTTTATACCCGCGGGCTTTGGTGAAGACTGCCGGGAAACTGCGGACATAACTTCTCACGCTGGATTCAAGGTTTTCTATTAATTCAAGCTTTTTGTTAGTCATAAGCTGTTCCTCCTGAATATTTATAGTCCTGATCTTATTAGTTATATTTAACAAAAGTCCTTGAATGACACAAATACAAACAGTTGAAGTTTGCATTTACTTTCTGAATGGACCGATTCGATAAGTGAATTCAGCTTCTCCCTGCTGACCGGGGAAGACCTCAGCTGGAAAAGTTTCTTTTACAGTACATGATGTTTTTCGTTCTTTAGCCAGTTTTTTAAAAAGCGCCTGGGAAGCAGTATTGTCTTTCGTTATAGTTGCTTCCAGATAAAGAACATCTTTTGTACTTTCCCTGTTCATCAGTTCATCGAGCATTTTATACGCGAGCCCGCGTCCGCGTTGAGAGCTGTCTACACCTACCTGCCAGACAAATATCACTTCCCGATGCTCAGGCTGAATAAAAGCAGTAATAAAACCGACAACTTTTCCATCGACTTTAGCAGATACACATGTTTCAGAAAAATATTCCGCCATCATTATATACTTATAAGCTGAATTGACATCAAGAGATGTTCTTTTAGCCAGTGCCCACATTTCCTGACCGTCTTCTTTTGCAGGCTGTTCCAGCGAAAAATTTTCAAGGACAGGGACTGGATCGTCTGTCATTGTCATTCTCCTTCCATATTGAAATATGTTCACTTTGAAGAAGAGGTCTTCGACTTATAAATACCCTTCCTACAAATAAAATAACCTGAAATTTCTGAATATTAAACATTTTTTGACCTTCTGACTAATTATATGCTTTTCATAAAAGTGCAAGGTTCGCAGGCGGGAGATTAAAACTTGTGACTGGTCTGATTATTATTTCTGTCAATTTATATTCGTGTAAGAAAACAGCCGGGTTTGATCGCCGGGAGGGGGGGAGTTATATTATAAAAATCCCCGGGAATATTATTCCCGGGGAAAAGTTTATTCTTGTGAAGCGAGCTTGCTGCGTTTTTCGTCACGTTCGCGGCTGCTCTTATCGAGAATTTTTTTGCGGAGGCGGATTGACTGCGGAGTTACTTCACAGTACTCATCGTTATCCAGATATTCAAGCGCTTCTTCCAGCGTTAACAGCCGAGGGCGCTTCATAGTAACTGTTTGATCTTTTGTAGCGGAGCGGATATTTGTCTGAGCTTTAAGTTTTGTGATGTTAATAGACAAATCATTATCCCTGTTGTGCTCGCCTACAATCATTCCTTCATAGATATCTGTACCAGGCTCAACAAATAGAGTGCCGCGGTCTTCAAGCTGAATCATACCGTAGCTTGTTGTTTTGCCGGTTTCCATGGAAACAAGAACCCCTTGTCGACGTCCGCCGACATGTCCCTGAGCTCTAGGACGATAACTGTCAAACGTATGATTAATGATACCGTAGCCTTTTGTCTGCGACATAAATTCTGTCGTGTATCCGATCAGACCTCTTGAAGGAACAAGGAATTCCAGTCGGACCTGGCCATCCCCTTTATTAATCATATTCAGCATTTCGCCTTTACGATCTCCAAGAGATTCCATTACCGATCCGGTGTATTCTTCCGGTACGTCAACCTGCACACTTTCAAACGGTTCGCACTTGACGCCGTCCACTTCTTTAATGATAACTTCCGGCTTGGAAACCTGGAGTTCAAATCCTTCACGACGCAGGTTTTCGATCAGTATAGAAAGGTGAAGCTCTCCTCGTCCTGAAACGGTCCAGGCATCCGGGGAAGAGGTTGGTTCCACGCGCAGACTGACGTCTGTTTCCACCTGGGTCATCAAACGGGCTTCAATTTTCCGGCTTGTTACATGCTGGCCTTCACGACCTGCAAAGGGACTGTTGTTAACGAGAAATTTCATCTGAAGTGT is a window from the Alkalicoccus halolimnae genome containing:
- the ectB gene encoding diaminobutyrate--2-oxoglutarate transaminase encodes the protein MTNKKLELIENLESSVRSYVRSFPAVFTKARGYKMWDEDGNEYIDFFSGAGALNYGHNEPSMKQKLVDYILKDGITHSLDMATDAKVDFLHNLNEIILKPRNMDYKIMFPGPTGTNTVESALKIARKMTGRTDVVSFTNGFHGMTVGSLAVTGNSMKRKGAGIPLGHSVTMPYDNFVEDEEDTLHYFERFLEDNGSGVAVPAAVILETVQGEGGINAASMTWLKELEIICKKWEIVMIVDDVQAGVGRTGTFFSFEPAGIEPDVICLSKSIGGYGLPLAITLIKPELDDWIPGEHNGTFRGNNMAFVTAAEALTFWKDAAFEKNIQENAAIVTEFLDDMIKKYPEMKGYRKGRGLMQGIASDIDGFSEKVAEHAFKRFMIMETAGGQDEVFKLFPPINIDKEGLRSGLETIELSIKDALTSMGIDKGAIKS
- the ectA gene encoding diaminobutyrate acetyltransferase, yielding MTDDPVPVLENFSLEQPAKEDGQEMWALAKRTSLDVNSAYKYIMMAEYFSETCVSAKVDGKVVGFITAFIQPEHREVIFVWQVGVDSSQRGRGLAYKMLDELMNRESTKDVLYLEATITKDNTASQALFKKLAKERKTSCTVKETFPAEVFPGQQGEAEFTYRIGPFRK
- the typA gene encoding translational GTPase TypA translates to MNVRNDLRNIAIIAHVDHGKTTLVDELLKQSGTFSEHEQVAERAMDNNDIEKERGITILAKNTAVKYEDKRINILDTPGHADFGGEVERILKMVDGVLLVVDAFEGCMPQTRFVLKKALEQKLTPVVVLNKIDRPMARPAEVIDEVLDLFIELDADEDQLDFPVVYASAINGTASLKDDDQNDDMSVVFKTVIDNVPAPVDNAEEPFQFQVTMLDYNDYLGRIGVGRVFRGTIKKGDQATLIKRDGTEKTFRITKMFGFFGLKKEEISEAKPGDLIALSGVEDIMVGDTICPPEHPEQMELVRIDEPTLQMKFLVNNSPFAGREGQHVTSRKIEARLMTQVETDVSLRVEPTSSPDAWTVSGRGELHLSILIENLRREGFELQVSKPEVIIKEVDGVKCEPFESVQVDVPEEYTGSVMESLGDRKGEMLNMINKGDGQVRLEFLVPSRGLIGYTTEFMSQTKGYGIINHTFDSYRPRAQGHVGGRRQGVLVSMETGKTTSYGMIQLEDRGTLFVEPGTDIYEGMIVGEHNRDNDLSINITKLKAQTNIRSATKDQTVTMKRPRLLTLEEALEYLDNDEYCEVTPQSIRLRKKILDKSSRERDEKRSKLASQE